In the genome of Cryptomeria japonica chromosome 8, Sugi_1.0, whole genome shotgun sequence, one region contains:
- the LOC131857423 gene encoding uncharacterized protein LOC131857423, whose translation MEKIQHKHVDVGELKLHVAEIGSGPAVLFLHGFPEIWYSWRHQMIALADAGFHAIAPDFRGYGLSDQPSQINDGNYVDLVEDMAGLLDSFGIQKVFVVAKDFGANIAYYLCLLHPERVRGIVAMGFPYMRPAQETLQLDLLPQGFYIRHWKEPGRALADFGRFDTETVVRNIYTLFSGSEVPMAEEGKEIMDLYDPATPLPSWFTNDDLKIYSSLYEKSGFSFPVQVPYITFMSHWGKLAELSDYTIKVPVLLITGTKDFVLKSPGMEYYINSDFLKSQVPNLEVKFFPEGSHFVQEQFPEEVNKLLLGFLNQQL comes from the exons ATGGAGAAAATACAACACAAGCATGTTGATGTAGGGGAACTGAAATTACATGTTGCAGAGATTGGATCAG GTCCAGCTGTGCTGTTTCTCCATGGCTTTCCTGAAATCTGGTATTCATGGCGTCATCAGATGATTGCCTTAGCAGATGCAGGATTTCATGCAATTGCCCCTGACTTCAGGGGTTATGGACTTTCTGATCAGCCTTCCCAAATAAATGATGGCAACTATGTAGATCTCGTGGAGGATATGGCCGGCCTTCTTGATTCCTTTGGCATTCAGAAA GTATTTGTTGTGGCCAAGGATTTTGGAGCAAACATTGCATATTATCTGTGTCTCCTGCACCCTGAGAGAGTGAGGGGCATTGTTGCAATGGGATTCCCTTATATGAGACCAGCCCAAGAAACTCTTCAGTTGGATTTGTTACCACAAGGATTTTATATAAGACATTGGAAG GAGCCCGGAAGAGCCTTGGCAGACTTTGGGCGTTTTGATACAGAAACAGTGGTAAGGAATATATATACCCTTTTCTCTGGAAGTGAAGTGCCAATGGCAGAAGAGGGTAAAGAGATCATGGACCTCTATGATCCTGCAACTCCTCTGCCATCTTGGTTTACAAATGATGACCTGAAAATATACTCAAGCCTGTATGAGAAATCAGGATTTTCTTTCCCTGTGCAAGTTCCATATATTACTTTTATGAG CCACTGGGGAAAATTGGCGGAGTTAAGTGATTATACTATTAAAGTTCCAGTGCTTTTAATTACGGGTACCAAAGATTTTGTACTGAAATCACCAGGAATGGAGTATTATATCAACAGTGATTTCTTGAAATCTCAAGTGCCCAATCTGGAGGTCAAGTTTTTCCCAGAAGGGAGCCATTTTGTTCAGGAACAATTCCCTGAGGAGGTGAATAAACTTTTACTTGGCTTCCTCAACCAGCAGTTGTAA